Genomic DNA from Sphingomonas hankookensis:
GACAGGAGAATCGCCGTGGACGACGATCGTATCTGGAATTTCGAGGAAAGCCTGTGGACCGCCGACGCGGCGCATTACGAGGAATCGGTCGACGACGCATGCCTGATGGTGCTGCCGACGCCGCCGTTCGTGTTCACGGGGCAGCAGGCCATCGACGCGGTCAAGGACACGCCGCGCTGGGAACAGGTGTCGCTGACCGAGCGCCAGGTCGCGCGGCCGCAGGAAGGGCTGATCGTCGTCGCGTACAAGGCGGAGGCGCACAAGGGAGGCGAGGCGTACACGGCGTACTGCACCTCGACCTATCGTTGGATCGAACATGGCGTGTGGACGGTGGTGCAGCACCAGCAGACTCCGCCGCTGACGTCGAAGGGCGAATAGACCGCGACGCCAAATCGTCACCCCGGGTCAAGCCCGGGGTGACGTTGAGTTTGGCGGTAGGTCGACGCCGGCTGTGACGCGTGGCGGCGTGAACGTCATCGGATCATGACCGGTCGCCGGACGATGTACCTTCGATACGCGACCTTCCGCCCGCATCCGGCGGTCGGCATCGTTCCAGTCGGGTAGCGTCGCATCGTCCTGTACCCAATGCACGATGCTCGCCTGATCGCACCAGCGCATCAGTTTCGGCATCGCGCGACGGTGCGGCCCGGCGGTCATGTACGCACGCATCGACGCAGCATCGTCCCACGCGGTCATCGTCCAATAGGTCTGGCGACGATCGGCCAGCATCCGCCCGCCGCGATAGCCCTCGGCGCGCCTTACCTGCCGCGCGCTCAACCACGTATCGATCAGGAACGCCGGCAGGAAGCGCGCGGACCGGATGCGCAGCCGGGTGATGCTGACGAAGGTCACGCCTCCAGCTCGACGTCCCAGTAGAGCCAGTCGTGCCAGGTTTCGTGCAGATGGTTGGGCGGGAAGCGGCGGCCCTGTTCCTGCAGCTGCCAGCTGGTCGGGCGGATCGGCTGGACATGGAGCGGCATCGCCGCCTGTTTGGGCGTCCGGCCGCCCTTGCGCAGGTTGCACGGCGCGCAGGCGGTGGCGACATTTTCCCAGGTCGTCCGCCCGCCTTGCGCGCGGGGTACGACGTGATCGAAGGTCAGGTCGTGGGTCGCGCCGCAATATTGGCAGCTGAACCGGTCGCGCAGGAACAGGTTGAAGCGGGTGAAGGCCGGGAATTCCGACGGCCGCACATATTGCTTGAGCGCGATGACCGAGGGCAGCTTGATCCGTGCGGTCGGGCTGCACACTTCGCGGTCATATTCGGCGACGATATCGACCCGGTCGAGGAATACGGCCTTTACCGCCGTCTGCCACGGCCACACGCTGAGCGGATAATAGCTCAACGGCGTATAGTCCGCGTTGAGCACCAGCGCGGGGCAGCCATCGGGATGGCGGAGGCGATCGGGATGGTACATGAAGTCCCCCTCGCGTAAACGTCGGCGCCGATATGATCGGCAACGATGACGCGGACATGACAGCACGGCGCGATACCCAAAGTCAAACCGGCGAGGTCGTCACCCGGTTCGCGCCCAGTCCTACGGGCGCGCTGCACGCGGGCCATGCGGTTGCGGCGATCGCGGCGCATGACCG
This window encodes:
- a CDS encoding HNH endonuclease, which produces MYHPDRLRHPDGCPALVLNADYTPLSYYPLSVWPWQTAVKAVFLDRVDIVAEYDREVCSPTARIKLPSVIALKQYVRPSEFPAFTRFNLFLRDRFSCQYCGATHDLTFDHVVPRAQGGRTTWENVATACAPCNLRKGGRTPKQAAMPLHVQPIRPTSWQLQEQGRRFPPNHLHETWHDWLYWDVELEA
- a CDS encoding DUF3291 domain-containing protein, yielding MTFVSITRLRIRSARFLPAFLIDTWLSARQVRRAEGYRGGRMLADRRQTYWTMTAWDDAASMRAYMTAGPHRRAMPKLMRWCDQASIVHWVQDDATLPDWNDADRRMRAEGRVSKVHRPATGHDPMTFTPPRVTAGVDLPPNSTSPRA
- a CDS encoding DUF4440 domain-containing protein, with product MDDDRIWNFEESLWTADAAHYEESVDDACLMVLPTPPFVFTGQQAIDAVKDTPRWEQVSLTERQVARPQEGLIVVAYKAEAHKGGEAYTAYCTSTYRWIEHGVWTVVQHQQTPPLTSKGE